The Actinomycetota bacterium region GTATTTCGCGTTTTAAAAACATGGGAAGTTGTAAGATTGTTTTATTTATTTGTCCTTTCTTCGCTCTAAAGTAATCTACAAAATTTAGGACTCCTAAAACTAGTGCAATTAAAGCTGTTATTATATAGACGATTCTTGAAATCGCTGAAAATGCTTTTAAGCTTGTAATTATTCTTAAAAATCCAACGCCAAGAAGTAGATATGCTAGAAAAACTGCTAAACTAAATGATATACCTATCAAAATTATTTCTCTTTTACTCCTGCCAATATATGTTAAATATGATATGAAAAAAATTATTGTGGCAAATGCACAAGGGTTAAATCCGTCAATAATTCCTGCCAATATAAGTGGAAAAATAGTATACCCTTTAAATCTTTCAATTATATTTTTTGGTGCTTTTTCCAAATAATTTTTAGCTAAATGTTCAGGTGAATCAGCGCCTATTTTTAGATATTTTTTAATCAACTCTTCGACATTAGTTAAATTTATCTCTCCTTCTATTAAATAATCATCACCTATAAAGATTGCTGGGGCTTTAAGCCAATTCTCTTTTTCCACTCCATTTCTTTCACACAGTGACTCAAATAACTTAATATTTTTACTATCCAAGGTATCATACTCTTTGACAACCAGGTTAACATATCTGTCTTTTAGTTGATTAAGTAAATAAAAAACACTACCACATTTCTTGCATCCCGGCTGATAAAAATACGCTACATAAAGTTCCTTAGCTTCCTCAGTAACCTTAGTAGTTTCTTCTATAACTTCAGTTGGTTCTTCCTCAGTTTCAACTTCAGGAAATTCACAACCACCTTCTTTTAGAATCCTATCTATTTCTGCTTCAAGCCTAGTTTCTATCTCATCTAATCCTGATAACATAACATCATTGATCACAACTGTTGGTAAAAGTGGATCTGAATAATTAAGTTTTTCACTAAATCTGTTCCATAGAAGATACTCCTCTTGATTAAGTACATCCAATATCTTTACTTCTATTTTTTGCTCATATTTTTCAAACATTTTTGGCAAATATTCATTCTTAAACTCTTCACAGTTTTCACATTCTGGGGATGAAAAAACATAAAATTTTACTTTTATTTCTTGACTAAATCCAGTTGCATAGATTAAGTTAAAAAATAGAGCTATTAATATTGTGAGAAACAATAGCTTCATAATCTTCATTCTAAATAATTCTATAAATTTAGTCTTTAATAATTTTATAGGTTTCATTTTCATTCTTGAAATTAAAATTTAGGTGGAAATAGATAATTTTTTAAATATTTTAATTCATCCTTAAATATTTTAATTTATTTTAAAATATATTAAATCCTTTTTAAATATCTAAGCTATTTCTTAATGTCTCAATTCATTGGAGAACCTCATGCAGTTTCTAAATATCTTGAACCTATCTTTAAATTTATGCTCTTCGCTTTATAGTCGAGGAAGAACTGCACCATATCCCAGGATTCTTAAATATAACGTAATGATGCAAAGAATAAATAAAAGAAATATTATCACAAAATCCTTATTTTTTAACTTTAACTGAAAGTAAAAAGTTCGATCCTTAGTCAAATTGAAACATTTTGATTCTAAAGCCATTGCTTGTAAATTTATATTTCTAATTGCATAAATCAATATAGGAACAAGTAGAGGAATGAACTTTTTCATTCTAACTATAATACTTCCAGACTCAACATCTAAACCTCTTGAAGTTTGAGCTTGAATTATTGTTGAACCTGCACCAACGAAGGCAGGTAGTAGCCTAAAAGCGGTAGAAATAGAAAATGCTAATGGGTATGGAACTTTAAGTTTAATTAGAGCAGTAGTAAATTCTTCAATTCTTGTTGTAGAAAGAAAGGTGACTCCAGTAATTAGAAATATAGCTGTTCTAATACCCATTGCAAGTCCGTATAGAATTGACTCTAATGTAAAATTAATTATCCAAAATGAAAATATTTCTGTAGGTCCCCTTATAAAAAATGGCCAAAGAAGCGTAGAAAATGCAATTAGAATTAAAAAAATATATCTCAAATTCCAAATGTTTTTTAAGCAATTTCCTATCCAAGCTATCAGAAGAGTCAAAAAAAGAATTGGCAAAAGGTACAATGGATGGTTAAAAACTAATCCTAGAGTAAAAAATAGTGCCAAACAAAAAATTTTGGTTCTTGGATCCAATCTATGTATAAAACTTTTAGATGGAGTGTATAAAAAAATACTCACTTAGTCACCCTTTAAAAAATTTATAGAGTCTATCATCTCTTCAACATTTAGAACAGTAATTCCAAGTCTATTACCAAATCTGGTTATTTGTGGTGGTTGTAAATAAACCTTCTTTAAATTCTCCTCTTTGGAGAATATATCTCTTGTTAAATCATCCATTAATAATCTTCCATCATCTACTACAATAGTTCTATTAGCGTACTTAGCAACTGTATTCATCGAGTGTGTGATAATAATTACTGTATGTCCCTTTTTATTTAAATTACATATCATTTCCATCATTGATTTTTGCTGTATATAATCCAAACCAGTTGTTGGCTCATCTAAAATAAGAATCTGTGGTTTTACTGCAAGAACAGATGCAACGGCTACTCTCTGTCTCTCCCCTTTAGTTAGAGTAAAGGGATCCATTTCTTCAAATCCCTCTAAATGAACTGATGATAAAGCTTGCTTCACATTTTCCTCTATCTCCTTTTCACTAAGACCATAATTCCTTGGTCCAAAAGAAACCTCTTCCCAAACAGTTTTAGCAAAAATTTGATGGTCAGGATTTTGAAAAACATACCCAACAATTTTTCCCAAATTGCTTCTGGTCATTTCTTTTGTATCTTTACCAAAGATTTCAACTTTTCCAATTGTTGGATAAAACAGACCATTAAAATGCTTTACTAATGTTGTTTTACCAGAACCATTTTGCCCAATAATAGCAACAAATTCACCCTTATATATCTTTAAATTTATATCTGAGACTGCCTTTACTCCAGTAGGATAAGTGTAGGATAGATTATCAACATTAACTGCTATCTCATCTTCTATTTTTTCAAAATATTTCCTATCTTTTTTCCTTAGTAAGTCTATTGCATTTTCCTTAATTTTAAACTTTTTATCAAAATATGATATTCCTTCCTCTAAATTTAATGGAATTTCATTTCTCCTTATATGAGGTAAAAGTTTTTGATAAAATTCATTAACTTGTATAGGAGCTACACCTGCTTCCATTAATAATTTT contains the following coding sequences:
- a CDS encoding energy-coupling factor transporter transmembrane protein EcfT → MSIFLYTPSKSFIHRLDPRTKIFCLALFFTLGLVFNHPLYLLPILFLTLLIAWIGNCLKNIWNLRYIFLILIAFSTLLWPFFIRGPTEIFSFWIINFTLESILYGLAMGIRTAIFLITGVTFLSTTRIEEFTTALIKLKVPYPLAFSISTAFRLLPAFVGAGSTIIQAQTSRGLDVESGSIIVRMKKFIPLLVPILIYAIRNINLQAMALESKCFNLTKDRTFYFQLKLKNKDFVIIFLLFILCIITLYLRILGYGAVLPRL
- a CDS encoding ATP-binding cassette domain-containing protein, coding for MAIIEFNNLSFTYRDSDKKAIDDISIQIDEGDYVVWMGHTGAGKSTLLYCLNSLIPKFVKGELEGSAFILGKDIRMTKVQNLSRDVGIVFQDFEAQLFSTNVELEIAFGAENLSVKREEIKKRINEILPLVRLDNLRDREPSTLSGGQKQRLAIASILAMRPKILALDEPTTDLDPIGKVEVLQLAKRLREIGTTMILVEHDTEEALNSDEMLLLNNGKMIRIGTPQRIVCDTKLLMEAGVAPIQVNEFYQKLLPHIRRNEIPLNLEEGISYFDKKFKIKENAIDLLRKKDRKYFEKIEDEIAVNVDNLSYTYPTGVKAVSDINLKIYKGEFVAIIGQNGSGKTTLVKHFNGLFYPTIGKVEIFGKDTKEMTRSNLGKIVGYVFQNPDHQIFAKTVWEEVSFGPRNYGLSEKEIEENVKQALSSVHLEGFEEMDPFTLTKGERQRVAVASVLAVKPQILILDEPTTGLDYIQQKSMMEMICNLNKKGHTVIIITHSMNTVAKYANRTIVVDDGRLLMDDLTRDIFSKEENLKKVYLQPPQITRFGNRLGITVLNVEEMIDSINFLKGD